The genomic window TACCTGCGCTGGGTTGCCGACAGCACGAAGCCGGACGCATAGGCGTCAGACCACAGCGGATTTCTCCAGTACCGCGTCCACCATGTGGAGCCCCCGGTGGACCTCGGCGCACGACGGGCTCACGTGGTGCGGGCGTGTGTCGACGAGAAGGGCGTCCTCCACCTGGACACCCCCAAGAACCACGAGCAGCGCTCGGTGCCGCTCCCCCGGTTCCTCCTCGACGAACTGGCCGCCCGTATCGACGGCCGCAGGCCGGACCTGCTCCTCTTCACCGCACCTCAGGGCGGCCCCTTGCGGATCAGCAACTTCCGCGGCCGCTTCTTCGACCCGGCGGTCCGCGCGGCCGGACTCGGCCACCTCCACCTGACTCCGCACAAGCTGCGTCACACCGCCGCCTCGCTCGCCATCGCCAGCGGCGCCGACGTGAACGTCATCCAGACGATGCTCGGCCACAAGTCCGCGACCCTCACCCTCGACGTCTACGGCCACCTCTTCCCCGACCGCCTCGACGAGGTCTCCGACAAGATGGACGAGCGCCGAGCCATGCTGCTCGCCAAGGCTCAGGCCGAGACGACACTGAGGCCGCCAGCCCGGCGAGGAGAGAGGAGGACGTCCGCCTCACTGCGCTGCCACTGACAAGGCGTCGGGCGTCCGCACTCGGCTCCGGCTGGGACCCACCTCAGATGTGAGCTCTGATCTGCTTCACCGAATGTCCGAGCGCATCGGCGATTGCGGCCAGTTCCTCGTCCTCGAACCAGTCACGTTCGGGGTTCCAGACGGCGATCTCGAAGCGCGCGAAGCCACAGGGCCAGTCGTAGTCCAACAGGTCCAGCGATGTGGCGGCGCCGCAGCAGGGCACCTCCACAGCCAGGGTGGCAAAGCCGTCCTGGCCGTGGTCATCGAGCCGGTCGGCCCACCACTCGGTGTCGATCGAGGCTCGGCACTGGGGGCAGCGGATTCGTTCGAGGTTAGCGCCGCAGTCGACGACGGTGAGGACGTCGTGCCAGGTGGTGTCGATCTCGACTTCCACGCCGCCGGGCAGCCCGGGAGCCAGTTCCTCTGCGAGCGCGGCAGTCCGCTCGCCTGCGGCCCGGTCGGGCTGCCACCAAGGGTCGGTCGGAATGATCGACAGGACGTCGTCGCTCATGGGCTCACTCGATTCATCGGGCACAAGCCGTCGGCGGGCGTCGTGACCGTAGTGGCCGGGTCATCGCCCTGAAGGCACCGTAGCCAGAGCACCGCTCCCAACATCTCCGGCCCATGGACTGAAGCGCCTCCGGGGCCGCGCTCCCGGGGCACCCCAGCACCGCGACCCCGCGTGATGTGTGCTGAATGTGTGCCGGGCGACCCGGCCTCACCGACCGGGACCGGGTGAAGGCGCCCTGACGAGGCAAGAAAAAGAGCCTCCTGTCGGGTTCGAACCGACGACCTACGCTTTACAAGTTGTCCGATCTTGGTCCGTGGCCGTCCGCTGGCATCCATCACCGCAGATCACACGGTTACCCGGACGTACATGGACGACAGGGGAACAGGGCGGACAGTGAACCAACCGAGACCACAACTGAGACTGTTGTCGGCCCATTGCCCGACACGCTCCGTGAGGGGGAGTGGTGGTGAACTACTCAACTGGTGACGGGGCTTCTGGTCTGGGGCCGCTGTCAGCGTGCTGGCCTGCCGTGAGTGCCATGCGCCGCTGACCAGAGACGGCGTGGCTGGGCTCCAGAACTCAAGGCCCACACTCATCTAGGAACCGTTGCCCGACTCCCACGAGGAGGGGCTCTGATGTCCAGCGAAGTGGCTGACGAGACCGCCTCCATGAGGGACAGTTACTGATGGCGGCACGACCGTCTGAAAGCCCAAGACGTGTTGGAGTGTAGACCAATTCAAAAGCGGGTCATTGCCGAATGAGCGTCCGCCTGACGATACCCAAAAAAAGGAAGTGAAGATGGCTGAGATTACCGCGACGAAAGTAGTGGACATGAGCCCCGCGGCAATTTCTATTGTCTCGGCCGCCGATCAGTTCGCTCGCCAGACGAACTCAATCTCAGAAATTAACCGGACGGTGTTGCCGGAACTGGAGGAAAAGGCAAAGGATCGTTCACAGCGAATCATCACGGAAGCATTGAAGAGCGTCCCTGAGTCCGACGTTCCTGAAGTGATCAAGGGAATGAGAGATCTCGCTGGTGGCATCCTCTCGGTGACGAACCATCAAACCGAAGGAGTGGAGCCCTTTACATTGAAACTTGAAGGCTCTCCAGGTGCCGCTCTGTCCCACGTCGTTATGACGGGATTTGATCAGATACAGAGTGCGCCGCATCACGAGCTACTGCGAAAATCGCTACTCGTATCAGCGGTTTCAGGATTTGAGGTTCTGTTTGGGAAGATAGCACGCTCGGTATTCGAGGTAAATTCCACTGCCCTCAATGATTCTGACTACTCTTTCACACTGCACCAACTCTCCGATTTCTCAACCATAGCTGACGCAAGAGAATTTTTGATTGAACGACAGGTCAACAAGCTCCTATTTGACAGCCTCGATGGCTGGGAGAAGTGGATCAAGCGGGCAGCCGGGGGCGTCTCAATGGTCGCACTCCCTGTTGACTGGGACAAGGTGCGCGAAACCTTCGCCCGCAGAAATCTCATTGTCCACGCAGATGGCGTTGTAAATCACATCTACCTGGATATCATCGGAAAGACGCAAGATCAGGCGCTCAAGGTCCACGTGGGAGACAGGCTAGAAGTCAATGGTGAGTACCTGGATACGAGCATTCAAGAAATCCTGGCACTCGGTCGACTGCTTAGCATTGACGTGGGAATGAAGTTGTACAAGAACGAGAAGGGCGCCTACGTCAACGTACTGTTGAGCGAAATCAATCGCCTATCGCATCGAAAAATGTGGCGAGCTAATATTGCACTTTCGACCTACGCCCTCG from Streptomyces sp. NBC_01198 includes these protein-coding regions:
- a CDS encoding tyrosine-type recombinase/integrase, which produces MDLGARRAHVVRACVDEKGVLHLDTPKNHEQRSVPLPRFLLDELAARIDGRRPDLLLFTAPQGGPLRISNFRGRFFDPAVRAAGLGHLHLTPHKLRHTAASLAIASGADVNVIQTMLGHKSATLTLDVYGHLFPDRLDEVSDKMDERRAMLLAKAQAETTLRPPARRGERRTSASLRCH